A single window of Aphidius gifuensis isolate YNYX2018 linkage group LG1, ASM1490517v1, whole genome shotgun sequence DNA harbors:
- the LOC122849109 gene encoding serine protease inhibitor-like: protein MVTWIPGFIDHGGIATQDCYKIDMNTYLLLINALYFKGMWKHSFDKNKTFDKSFYVDNNTPKNVPTMQVTSEIFYKSHEGLGAEIVRLPYQMGIKDAFTSKANFHGITEQNDISISKVIQQAFIEVNEDGTKAAAATHMGIMPLSAYGGPLDIHVNRPFLFLLATERVILFTGYVNDPTTK from the exons ATGGTAACATGGATACCAGGATTTATTGATCATGGTGGTATTGCAACACAagattgtt ataaaattgatatgaaTACCTATCTTCTTCTCATCAATGCATTATATTTCAAAGGAATGTGGAAACATAgtttcgataaaaataaaacattcgACAAAAGTTTCTATGTTGATAACAATACTCCGAAAAACGTTCCAACTATGCAAGTAACttctgaaatattttataaaagccATGAAGGACTTGGTGCTGAAATTGTTCGGCTTCCTTATCag atGGGAATTAAAGATGCATTTACATCCAAAGCCAATTTCCATGGAATCACTGAACAAAATGACATTTCTATCAGTAAAGTTATACAACAAGCATTCATCGAAGTAAATGAGGATGGCACTAAAGCTGCTGCTGCAACAC ataTGGGTATTATGCCCTTGTCAGCGTATGGAGGTCCTCTTGACATACATGTAAATCGTCcgtttctttttcttttggcAACCGAACGTGTTATTCTTTTTACAGGATATGTCAACGACCCaactacaaaataa